The following proteins are encoded in a genomic region of Ailuropoda melanoleuca isolate Jingjing chromosome 10, ASM200744v2, whole genome shotgun sequence:
- the ZFAND2A gene encoding AN1-type zinc finger protein 2A isoform X2: MEFPDLGKHCSEKTCKQLDFLPLKCDACKQDFCKDHFTCAAHKCPFAFKKDVQVPVCPLCNNPVPIKKGEIPDMVVGEHIDRDCSYHPRKTEKIFTYRCSKEGCKKKEMLRVACDQCGGSFCIRHRHPLDHSCKHGGRPIGAAG; encoded by the exons ATGGAGTTCCCTGATTTGGGGAAGCATTGTTCAGAAAAAACTTGCAAACAGCTAG attttcttcCCTTAAAATGTGATGCATGTAAACAAGATTTCTGTAAAGACCATTTTACTTGTGCTGCACATAAATGTCCCTTTGCATTCAAGAAG gaTGTTCAGGTCCCAGTGTGCCCACTTTGTAACAACCCAGTCCCAATAAAAAAGGGGGAGATACCAGATATGGTGGTTGGTGAGCACATTGATCGAGACTGTAGCTATCATCCTCGGAAGACTGAGAAG ATTTTTACGTACCGGTGCTCAAAAGAGGGGTGCAAGAAGAAAGAGATGCTGCGGGTGGCCTGTGACCAGTGCGGTGGCAGTTTCTGTATTCGGCACAGACACCCTCTGGATCACAGCTGCAAGCACGGGGGCCGCCCCATCGGCGCAGCCGGGTGA